Proteins encoded together in one Pseudomonas sp. Seg1 window:
- a CDS encoding GMC oxidoreductase gives MTRIATPISEIKEHYDVIVIGSGYGGGIAASRLSRAGKRVCLLERGREIQPGEYPNTMIAATEELQVHDPDGHIGSRTGLFDLHVNAQQNVVVGCGLGGTSLINANVALEPEPGVFDDPRWPQAVREHRDTLLKDGYARAREMLKPNPYPSTAPNLPKLDANKKSADYLKQGAHFYKPPINVTFDKLPNNLNHVGVEQLPCNQCGDCVSGCNNKAKNTTLMNYLPDAWNHGAEIFCQAEVRHLERDGDGWIVHFQYLDSGREKFSAPTLFVKADIVVVSAGTLGSTEILLRSRDKGLVMSGQLGENMSGNGDILGFGHNCEQTINGIGFGAHPAKELHPVGPCITSVIDMRTEGDWRSRMVIEEGSIPGALGRPMVPSMAGFAEMIGVASDDSFSGKVRYKEREAESFLRGPYYGALHNMQTYLIMSHDSGQGRMVLDNKDQLRIDWPGVGEQENFKLGNERLHQSTKALGGVWVENPIWTKLLKHSIVSVHPLGGCVMGEDAGQGVVNHKGQVFSGAAGTDVYANLYVTDGAVIPTSLAVNPLLTISAVSERNMGLLAADRGWQIDYTLPSAPRKPVAPPTLGVQFTETMKGYFSRAFTAAQSTDLKVYEAAAKRGEADNSPIDFTLTITAADMNRMIKEPEHAATIVGTVIAPALSPEPLTASNGVFNLFEQFEQQVDTRHMKYDMKLTAEDGNDYFFSAFKTVPEDNGVLNIWHDTSTLYVTLYRGPDKSGEVIGSGVMHIHPTDFAKQMTTMKVLNARNERERIEGLARFGKFFAGILWESYGGVFAGDIYFNPDAPPRLKRPLDAPTPAVHFFPTEDGVELRLSRYQAGSKGPVMLVHGLGVGSNIFSTDTIQTNLLEYLCKHDYDVWLLDFRVSILLPASKKEWNGDQIAQYDFKAAIAQIQQETQAKDVQCVVHCYGATTFFMSLLAGLQGVRSVVCSQIAADTVVATATGLKAGLHLPGMLDAIGIKSMTAYADSKENWFNKLYDKALNGYARIEAQGYCTNPVCHRITFMYASLYRHDTLNETLHDNLHELFGESNIETFEHLALIVRKGHLVDFKGNDVYMPHFDRLTMPICFISGADNQCYLPESTLKTYQRLCDMHGPERYSRQVVPGYGHIDCMFGKNAVVDVYPIILEHLEKTALG, from the coding sequence ATGACACGCATTGCAACGCCCATCAGCGAGATCAAGGAACATTACGACGTCATCGTCATTGGCTCCGGTTATGGCGGCGGCATTGCTGCCTCGCGCCTGTCCCGGGCCGGCAAACGGGTGTGTTTGCTCGAGCGCGGCCGAGAGATTCAGCCCGGCGAATACCCCAACACCATGATTGCCGCCACCGAAGAATTGCAGGTGCACGATCCCGATGGCCATATCGGCTCGCGCACGGGGTTGTTCGACCTGCACGTCAACGCCCAGCAGAACGTCGTGGTCGGTTGCGGCCTCGGCGGTACGTCGCTGATCAACGCCAACGTTGCCCTCGAGCCGGAGCCCGGTGTGTTCGACGACCCACGCTGGCCGCAAGCGGTTCGCGAGCATCGCGACACCTTGCTCAAGGATGGTTACGCCCGTGCTCGGGAGATGCTCAAACCCAATCCTTACCCGAGCACTGCACCGAACCTGCCCAAGCTCGACGCCAACAAGAAGTCCGCGGATTACCTCAAGCAGGGCGCGCACTTCTACAAGCCGCCGATCAACGTGACCTTCGACAAACTGCCGAACAACCTCAACCACGTCGGTGTTGAGCAACTGCCGTGCAACCAGTGCGGCGACTGCGTGTCGGGCTGTAACAACAAGGCCAAGAACACCACGCTGATGAACTATCTGCCGGACGCCTGGAACCACGGTGCGGAGATTTTCTGCCAGGCCGAAGTGCGGCATCTGGAGCGTGACGGTGACGGCTGGATCGTGCACTTCCAGTATCTGGACAGCGGCCGCGAGAAGTTTTCCGCGCCGACGCTGTTTGTGAAGGCCGACATCGTCGTGGTCTCCGCCGGAACGCTCGGCTCTACCGAAATTCTCCTGCGCTCGCGCGACAAAGGCCTGGTGATGTCCGGCCAGCTCGGCGAGAACATGAGCGGCAATGGCGACATCCTCGGCTTCGGCCACAACTGCGAGCAGACCATCAACGGCATCGGCTTCGGCGCGCACCCTGCCAAGGAACTGCACCCGGTTGGCCCGTGCATCACGTCGGTGATCGACATGCGTACCGAAGGTGACTGGCGCAGCCGCATGGTCATTGAAGAGGGATCGATTCCCGGCGCCCTTGGCCGGCCGATGGTGCCGAGCATGGCCGGGTTCGCCGAGATGATCGGCGTCGCCAGCGACGACAGTTTCAGCGGCAAGGTGAGATACAAGGAACGCGAAGCGGAAAGTTTCCTGCGCGGCCCGTACTACGGCGCTCTGCACAACATGCAGACCTACCTGATCATGAGCCACGACAGCGGTCAGGGGCGCATGGTGCTGGATAACAAGGATCAGTTGCGTATCGATTGGCCCGGCGTTGGCGAGCAAGAGAACTTCAAACTCGGCAACGAGCGTCTGCACCAGAGCACCAAGGCGCTGGGCGGCGTCTGGGTGGAGAACCCGATCTGGACCAAATTGCTCAAGCACAGCATCGTCTCGGTGCACCCGCTGGGCGGTTGCGTGATGGGCGAAGATGCCGGCCAAGGCGTAGTCAACCACAAGGGCCAGGTGTTCAGCGGTGCGGCCGGCACCGATGTCTACGCCAATCTGTACGTGACCGACGGCGCGGTGATTCCGACGTCGCTGGCGGTCAATCCGCTGCTGACCATTTCCGCCGTGAGCGAACGCAACATGGGCCTGCTCGCCGCCGACCGTGGCTGGCAGATCGACTACACGCTGCCATCGGCACCACGCAAACCGGTGGCGCCGCCAACCCTTGGCGTGCAGTTCACCGAAACCATGAAGGGCTATTTCTCCCGGGCCTTCACTGCTGCGCAAAGCACCGATCTGAAAGTCTATGAAGCCGCCGCCAAACGCGGCGAGGCGGACAACTCGCCGATCGACTTCACCCTGACCATCACCGCCGCCGACATGAACCGGATGATCAAGGAGCCGGAGCACGCCGCAACCATCGTCGGTACGGTCATCGCCCCGGCGCTGTCGCCAGAACCGCTGACCGCCAGCAACGGTGTGTTCAACCTGTTCGAGCAGTTCGAGCAGCAGGTCGATACGCGCCACATGAAATACGACATGAAGCTGACCGCCGAGGACGGCAACGATTACTTTTTCAGCGCCTTCAAAACCGTGCCGGAAGACAACGGCGTGCTGAATATCTGGCACGACACCAGCACGCTGTACGTGACGTTGTATCGCGGGCCGGACAAGAGCGGCGAGGTCATCGGCTCGGGGGTGATGCACATTCATCCGACCGATTTCGCCAAACAGATGACCACCATGAAAGTGCTCAATGCGCGCAACGAGCGTGAGCGCATCGAAGGGCTGGCGCGGTTCGGCAAGTTCTTCGCCGGGATTCTCTGGGAAAGTTACGGCGGGGTGTTTGCCGGCGATATCTACTTCAACCCCGACGCGCCGCCACGGCTGAAACGGCCACTGGATGCGCCAACCCCGGCGGTGCATTTTTTCCCCACCGAGGACGGTGTCGAACTGCGCCTGAGCCGTTATCAGGCCGGCAGCAAAGGCCCGGTGATGCTGGTGCATGGTTTGGGCGTCGGTTCGAATATCTTCTCCACCGACACCATCCAGACTAACCTGCTCGAATACCTGTGCAAGCACGATTACGACGTCTGGCTGCTGGATTTCCGCGTGAGCATTCTGTTGCCGGCGAGCAAGAAGGAATGGAACGGCGACCAGATTGCCCAGTACGACTTCAAGGCTGCCATCGCGCAGATTCAGCAGGAGACTCAGGCCAAAGACGTGCAATGCGTGGTGCATTGCTACGGTGCAACGACCTTCTTCATGTCGCTGCTCGCCGGGTTGCAGGGCGTGCGTTCGGTGGTCTGCTCGCAGATTGCCGCGGACACCGTGGTCGCCACCGCCACCGGATTAAAGGCTGGATTGCACCTGCCGGGAATGCTCGATGCGATCGGCATCAAGTCGATGACCGCTTACGCCGACAGCAAGGAAAACTGGTTCAACAAACTCTACGACAAGGCGCTGAATGGCTACGCGCGGATCGAGGCGCAGGGTTATTGCACCAACCCGGTGTGCCACCGCATCACCTTCATGTACGCCTCGTTGTATCGCCACGACACCCTCAACGAAACCCTGCACGACAACCTGCACGAGCTGTTCGGCGAGTCGAACATCGAGACCTTCGAGCACCTGGCGCTGATCGTGCGCAAAGGGCATCTGGTGGATTTCAAAGGCAACGATGTGTACATGCCGCACTTCGATCGGCTGACCATGCCGATCTGCTTTATCAGCGGTGCCGACAACCAGTGCTATCTGCCGGAAAGCACGCTGAAGACCTATCAGCGTTTGTGCGACATGCACGGGCCGGAGCGCTATAGCCGGCAGGTGGTGCCGGGCTACGGCCACATCGATTGCATGTTCGGCAAGAACGCGGTGGTGGATGTCTATCCGATCATCCTTGAACACCTGGAGAAAACTGCCCTCGGTTGA
- the gbcB gene encoding glycine-betaine demethylase subunit GbcB, which translates to MSNSFLNPVTTQTWANGRHIVRCVKVIQETWDVRTFCFMADQPILFFFKPGQFVTLELEIEGQPIMRSYTISSSPSVPYSFSVTIKRVPGGKVSNWLHDTLHEGQELAVHGPVGLFNAIDFPSPKVLYLSGGVGITPCMSMARWFYDTNANVDMTFIHSARSPKDIIYHRELEHMASRIDNFSLHLICEKHGLGEPWAGYRGYLNHKMLELMVPDFLEREVFCCGPTPYMTAVKRLLENAGYDMARYHEESFGATPPEARADAVEQAEQAADAPEIDAADLHQVEFTASGKSIRVAPGETVHAAAAKLGLMIPKACGMGICGTCKVLKLGGEVEMEHNGGITEDDEAEGFILSCCSVPKGDVRIEF; encoded by the coding sequence ATGTCCAACAGCTTCCTGAATCCGGTCACCACCCAGACCTGGGCCAATGGCCGACACATCGTCCGTTGCGTCAAAGTCATCCAGGAAACCTGGGACGTGCGCACCTTCTGCTTTATGGCTGACCAGCCGATCCTGTTCTTCTTCAAGCCCGGCCAGTTCGTCACCCTGGAGCTGGAAATCGAAGGCCAGCCGATCATGCGTTCGTACACGATCTCCAGTTCGCCGTCGGTGCCGTACAGCTTTTCGGTGACGATCAAACGAGTGCCGGGCGGCAAGGTTTCCAACTGGTTGCACGACACGTTGCATGAAGGGCAGGAGCTGGCGGTGCACGGGCCGGTCGGGCTGTTCAATGCCATCGACTTCCCGAGCCCGAAAGTCCTCTACCTCAGCGGCGGCGTGGGAATCACCCCGTGCATGTCGATGGCGCGGTGGTTCTACGACACCAACGCCAACGTCGACATGACCTTTATCCACAGCGCGCGCTCGCCAAAGGACATCATTTACCACCGCGAGCTGGAACACATGGCGTCGCGGATCGATAACTTCAGCCTGCATTTGATCTGTGAAAAGCACGGTCTGGGCGAGCCGTGGGCCGGGTACCGCGGCTATCTGAATCACAAGATGCTCGAACTGATGGTTCCCGATTTCCTTGAGCGCGAAGTGTTCTGCTGCGGCCCGACGCCGTATATGACGGCGGTGAAGCGTTTGCTGGAAAACGCCGGTTACGACATGGCGCGTTATCACGAGGAGTCCTTCGGCGCGACGCCGCCCGAGGCGCGTGCCGATGCGGTGGAGCAAGCCGAACAGGCCGCCGATGCGCCGGAAATCGATGCGGCGGATCTGCATCAGGTGGAATTCACCGCGTCGGGCAAGAGCATTCGTGTGGCACCGGGCGAGACCGTGCATGCGGCGGCGGCCAAGCTTGGGCTGATGATTCCGAAGGCTTGCGGGATGGGGATTTGCGGGACGTGCAAGGTGCTCAAACTGGGGGGCGAGGTGGAGATGGAGCACAACGGCGGGATTACCGAGGACGACGAGGCGGAAGGATTTATCTTGTCGTGCTGCAGTGTGCCTAAAGGCGACGTGCGCATCGAATTCTGA
- a CDS encoding metallophosphoesterase yields MSAVGHLKHEYDKVKVRIHGLFTRMEMAWMKLISELEPQEFQAIIKLLQRGHDQAQYVLKNGELPTDEPTVPWELSHGLSILRIGNAAPLPQSSDQLQTRVLKDGSLLGCRKWELLDLLWSEALLKWIENLRHHATFGTDPAVVQMERDVTLAIAGDWGTGPFDSHAPAVSVANQMQLAQADFTIHLGDVYYAGSHSQEDVDMAGWPMGSHGSFTLNSNHEMYSGAHGYFKELAKRFPGQQGTSYFALINDDWLVVGLDSAYASDAMNLYMDGTLNEPQIEWMKGLPKRKKIMVLSHHQGFDISGHNKTALYQPVCDALGREPDYWYWGHLHNGIVYAQQGGLHARCAGHGAIPYGNASELDGHSRVLWSETQDANDPAYPLRVLNGYAKIRLVGEEIFEEFIGEDGSVRWSSH; encoded by the coding sequence ATGTCAGCAGTCGGTCATCTGAAACACGAATACGACAAGGTCAAAGTGCGCATTCACGGCTTGTTCACGCGCATGGAAATGGCCTGGATGAAGCTCATCAGCGAGCTGGAGCCGCAGGAGTTCCAGGCGATCATCAAATTGCTGCAGCGGGGGCACGATCAGGCGCAGTACGTGCTGAAAAACGGCGAGCTGCCGACGGATGAACCGACAGTGCCGTGGGAGTTGTCCCACGGCTTGTCGATCCTGCGCATTGGCAACGCCGCGCCCTTGCCGCAGTCGAGCGATCAGTTGCAAACCCGGGTGCTGAAGGACGGCAGTCTGCTTGGTTGTCGCAAGTGGGAATTGCTCGATCTGCTGTGGAGCGAGGCGCTGCTCAAGTGGATCGAAAACCTGCGTCATCACGCGACCTTCGGCACTGATCCGGCGGTGGTGCAGATGGAGCGCGACGTGACCCTGGCGATTGCCGGCGACTGGGGCACCGGGCCGTTTGACAGCCATGCACCGGCGGTGTCGGTGGCCAATCAGATGCAACTGGCCCAGGCTGATTTCACCATCCATCTGGGCGACGTTTACTACGCCGGCAGCCATTCCCAAGAAGACGTCGACATGGCCGGCTGGCCGATGGGCAGCCACGGCTCGTTCACCCTCAACTCCAATCACGAGATGTACAGCGGCGCCCACGGTTATTTCAAGGAACTGGCAAAGCGTTTTCCGGGGCAGCAGGGCACCAGTTACTTCGCCTTGATCAACGATGACTGGCTGGTGGTCGGGCTGGATTCGGCGTACGCCTCGGATGCGATGAACCTGTACATGGACGGCACCCTCAACGAGCCGCAGATCGAGTGGATGAAAGGCCTGCCGAAACGCAAAAAGATCATGGTGCTCAGCCATCACCAGGGCTTCGATATTTCCGGGCACAACAAGACTGCGCTGTATCAACCGGTGTGCGATGCGCTGGGGCGCGAGCCGGATTATTGGTATTGGGGGCATTTGCACAACGGCATCGTCTACGCGCAACAGGGTGGTCTGCATGCGCGTTGCGCCGGGCACGGGGCGATTCCCTACGGCAATGCCAGCGAGCTGGACGGGCATTCGCGGGTGTTGTGGTCGGAGACGCAGGATGCCAACGACCCGGCGTATCCGCTGCGGGTGCTAAACGGGTACGCGAAAATCAGGTTGGTGGGGGAGGAGATTTTTGAGGAGTTTATTGGTGAGGATGGCAGTGTGAGGTGGTCATCTCACTGA
- the gbcA gene encoding glycine-betaine demethylase subunit GbcA translates to MDVTAKISLGDPLEPARKATAQMLQERERTFSLPQPFYSDERLFDIDMQEIFQKEWLIAGMTCEIPAKGNYLTLQIGKNPIIVIRGAEGVVHAFHNVCRHRGSRLCTSEKGKVAKLVCHYHQWTYELDGRLLFAGTEMGADFDMKQYGLKPVNVKTAGGYIFISLAENPPAIDDFLSTLNHYMEPYDMENTKVAITTTLMEKANWKLVLENNRECYHCNASHPELLKTLLEWDDVTDPRADQAFKDHVAASAAAWEAEKIPYAHASFGLRNRIVRMPLLKGTVSMTLDGKQGCAKLMGRIKNPDLGSMRILHLPHSWNHCMGDHIIVFTVWPISTQETMVTTKWLVHKDAVEGVDYDVERMRQVWDATNDQDRRLAEENQRGINSTAYQPGPYSKTYEFGVVNFVDWYSERLLNNLGAEPAPYLKGVPVQG, encoded by the coding sequence ATGGACGTCACCGCAAAAATCAGCCTGGGCGATCCGCTGGAACCCGCACGCAAGGCCACCGCACAAATGCTCCAGGAACGCGAGCGCACCTTTTCGCTGCCACAACCGTTTTACAGCGACGAGCGGCTGTTCGATATCGACATGCAGGAGATCTTCCAGAAGGAATGGTTGATCGCCGGCATGACCTGCGAAATCCCGGCCAAGGGCAACTACCTGACCCTGCAGATCGGCAAGAACCCGATCATCGTCATCCGTGGCGCCGAAGGCGTGGTGCATGCGTTCCACAACGTCTGCCGCCACCGTGGCTCGCGTCTGTGCACCAGTGAAAAAGGCAAAGTCGCCAAACTGGTCTGCCATTACCACCAGTGGACCTACGAGCTGGACGGTCGTCTGCTGTTCGCCGGCACCGAAATGGGCGCCGACTTCGACATGAAGCAGTACGGCCTGAAACCGGTGAACGTGAAAACGGCCGGCGGCTACATCTTCATCAGCCTGGCCGAGAATCCGCCGGCCATTGATGACTTCCTGTCGACGCTCAACCACTACATGGAACCGTACGACATGGAGAACACCAAGGTGGCGATCACCACCACCTTGATGGAGAAGGCCAACTGGAAACTGGTGCTGGAAAACAACCGCGAGTGCTACCACTGCAACGCGTCGCACCCGGAACTGCTGAAAACCCTGCTGGAATGGGACGACGTCACCGACCCGCGCGCCGATCAGGCGTTCAAGGATCACGTTGCTGCGTCCGCCGCCGCCTGGGAAGCCGAGAAGATTCCTTACGCCCACGCCAGCTTCGGCCTGCGTAACCGCATCGTGCGCATGCCGCTGCTCAAGGGCACCGTGTCGATGACTCTGGATGGCAAGCAGGGCTGCGCGAAACTGATGGGCCGGATCAAGAATCCGGACCTCGGTTCGATGCGCATCCTGCACCTGCCGCATTCGTGGAACCACTGCATGGGCGACCACATCATCGTCTTCACCGTGTGGCCGATCAGTACGCAGGAAACCATGGTCACCACCAAATGGCTGGTGCACAAGGATGCGGTTGAAGGCGTCGATTACGACGTCGAGCGTATGCGCCAGGTGTGGGACGCGACCAACGACCAGGATCGTCGTCTGGCCGAAGAGAACCAGCGCGGGATCAACTCCACGGCCTACCAGCCTGGGCCGTACTCCAAGACCTATGAGTTTGGTGTGGTCAACTTTGTCGACTGGTACAGCGAGCGCCTGTTGAACAACCTCGGTGCCGAGCCTGCGCCATACCTAAAAGGCGTCCCGGTTCAGGGCTGA
- a CDS encoding low specificity L-threonine aldolase, which yields MTDKSQQFASDNYSGICPEAWAAMEQANHGHQRAYGDDEWTARASDHFRQLFETDCEVFFAFNGTAANSLALSSLCQSYHSVICSETAHVETDECGAPEFFSNGSKLLIAGTENGKITPQSIREVALKRQDIHYPKPRVVTLTQATEVGSVYTPEEVRAISATCKELGLHLHMDGARFSNACAFLGCSPADLTWKAGVDVLCFGGTKNGMAVGEAILFFNHKLAEDFDYRCKQAGQLASKMRFLSAPWVGILENDAWLKYARHANHCAQLLAELVSDIPGVELMFPVQANGVFLQLSEPAIAALTAKDWRFYTFIGKGGARFMCSWDTEEERVRELARDIREVMSA from the coding sequence ATGACCGACAAGAGCCAACAATTCGCCAGCGACAACTATTCCGGTATCTGCCCTGAAGCCTGGGCTGCCATGGAACAGGCCAACCACGGCCACCAACGCGCTTATGGCGATGATGAATGGACCGCACGCGCGTCCGATCATTTCCGCCAACTGTTCGAAACCGACTGCGAAGTGTTCTTCGCCTTCAACGGCACCGCCGCCAACTCGCTCGCGCTGTCTTCGCTGTGCCAGAGTTACCACAGCGTGATCTGCTCGGAAACCGCCCACGTCGAAACCGATGAATGCGGCGCCCCGGAATTCTTCTCCAACGGTTCGAAACTGCTGATCGCCGGCACTGAAAACGGCAAGATCACCCCGCAGTCGATCCGCGAAGTCGCCCTCAAGCGCCAGGACATTCACTACCCGAAACCACGCGTGGTGACCCTGACCCAAGCCACCGAGGTCGGCAGTGTCTACACCCCGGAAGAAGTCCGCGCCATCAGCGCCACCTGCAAGGAACTGGGCCTGCACCTGCACATGGACGGCGCGCGGTTCTCCAACGCCTGCGCGTTCCTCGGCTGCTCGCCGGCCGACCTGACCTGGAAGGCTGGCGTCGACGTGCTGTGCTTCGGCGGCACCAAGAACGGCATGGCGGTGGGTGAAGCGATCCTGTTCTTCAACCACAAACTGGCCGAAGACTTCGACTACCGCTGCAAACAGGCCGGGCAACTGGCGTCGAAAATGCGCTTCCTCTCGGCGCCATGGGTCGGCATCCTGGAAAACGACGCCTGGCTGAAATACGCCCGCCACGCCAACCACTGCGCGCAATTGCTGGCCGAGCTGGTCAGCGACATTCCGGGCGTCGAACTGATGTTCCCGGTGCAGGCCAACGGCGTGTTTCTGCAACTGTCGGAACCGGCGATTGCCGCGCTGACCGCGAAGGACTGGCGCTTCTACACCTTCATCGGCAAGGGCGGCGCGCGCTTCATGTGCTCGTGGGACACCGAAGAAGAGCGCGTGCGCGAACTGGCGCGCGACATCCGCGAAGTCATGTCTGCCTGA
- a CDS encoding NAD(P)-dependent oxidoreductase — translation MSLQGKTLFITGASRGIGREIALRAAKDGANIVIAAKSAEPHAKLAGTIHSVAKEVEVAGGKALALQVDVRDEDAVRQALAQANEHFGAIDALVNNAGAIKLTGVQHIELKRFDLMHQINTRAVLLCSQAALPYLKKSAGHILNLSPPLNLASKWFAQFSPYTVTKYGMSMLTLGMSEEFASYGISVNSLWPQTMIATAAIEFQLGNRESFKHARTPAIMADAAHVILSSRGRQISGRLLIDEEILRESGVTEFDHYRFDPDSTATLMPDLFVD, via the coding sequence ATGTCGTTACAAGGCAAAACCCTGTTCATCACCGGCGCCAGCCGTGGCATTGGCCGTGAGATTGCACTGCGGGCCGCGAAGGACGGGGCCAATATCGTCATTGCGGCGAAGAGCGCCGAACCCCACGCCAAATTGGCCGGCACTATTCACAGTGTGGCCAAAGAAGTCGAAGTGGCGGGCGGCAAGGCCTTGGCGCTGCAGGTGGATGTGCGTGATGAAGACGCCGTGCGACAGGCACTGGCCCAGGCCAACGAGCATTTCGGCGCGATCGATGCGCTGGTGAACAATGCCGGGGCGATCAAGTTGACTGGCGTGCAACACATCGAACTCAAGCGTTTCGACCTGATGCACCAGATCAACACCCGCGCGGTGCTGTTGTGCAGCCAGGCTGCCCTGCCCTATCTGAAGAAATCCGCCGGGCACATTCTCAACTTGTCGCCGCCGTTGAATCTGGCGAGTAAATGGTTCGCCCAGTTCAGCCCTTACACGGTGACCAAATACGGCATGAGCATGCTGACGCTGGGCATGAGCGAGGAATTTGCCAGTTACGGGATCAGTGTCAATTCGCTGTGGCCGCAGACGATGATTGCGACGGCAGCGATCGAGTTTCAGCTGGGCAATCGCGAGTCCTTCAAGCACGCGCGTACGCCGGCAATCATGGCTGATGCGGCGCATGTGATTTTGAGTAGTCGCGGGCGGCAGATCAGCGGGCGGTTGTTGATTGATGAGGAGATTTTGCGGGAGAGCGGCGTAACCGAATTCGATCATTACCGATTTGATCCGGACAGCACTGCAACCCTGATGCCCGACCTGTTCGTGGATTAA
- a CDS encoding electron transfer flavoprotein subunit beta, with protein MNSNVISLVSIGAHPTSGRPRRAEQDARAVELGLQLAGDNLQVLHAGDVAEPALRAYLGMGLEQMHVLEQPAGADALPALTAYLRDAGAQVVLTGSQAETGEGSGMLPFLLAEGLGWPLVVGLAQVESINDGSALVLQALPRGQRRRLKVKLPFLATVDNAAPKPRQSAYGPARRGVLQAEDVEVVDDELLAVATLQPAKPRPKRLKVIKAKSGADRMKAATAKASGGGGQVLKGVTAEAGAEAILKLLIEEGVVR; from the coding sequence ATGAACAGCAATGTCATCAGCCTGGTTTCCATTGGTGCCCACCCGACTTCGGGCCGGCCACGCCGCGCCGAACAGGATGCCCGCGCCGTGGAACTGGGCCTGCAACTGGCTGGGGATAACCTGCAAGTGCTGCATGCCGGGGATGTCGCGGAACCGGCACTGCGCGCCTATCTGGGCATGGGCCTGGAACAGATGCATGTGCTGGAACAACCAGCTGGCGCCGATGCGCTGCCGGCGCTGACCGCGTATCTGCGCGATGCCGGGGCGCAGGTGGTGCTGACCGGTAGTCAGGCGGAAACCGGTGAAGGTTCGGGGATGCTGCCGTTTCTGCTGGCCGAAGGGTTGGGCTGGCCATTGGTGGTCGGGCTGGCGCAGGTCGAGTCGATCAACGACGGTTCGGCGTTGGTGCTGCAAGCATTGCCCCGGGGGCAGCGGCGGCGCTTGAAGGTGAAACTGCCGTTTCTGGCGACTGTGGATAACGCTGCGCCAAAGCCTCGGCAAAGCGCTTATGGCCCGGCGCGGCGGGGTGTCTTGCAGGCTGAAGATGTGGAAGTTGTGGATGATGAGTTGCTCGCGGTTGCCACTTTGCAACCGGCCAAACCACGGCCGAAACGCTTGAAGGTGATCAAGGCCAAAAGCGGTGCCGACCGAATGAAAGCCGCGACGGCCAAGGCCAGTGGTGGCGGGGGGCAGGTGCTCAAGGGTGTTACCGCAGAGGCCGGAGCTGAAGCCATCCTCAAACTGCTGATCGAAGAAGGTGTCGTCCGCTGA
- a CDS encoding transposase — protein sequence MGRSRYTITETDKPHFLTCTVMEWLPLFIRPYIVDHLLNCWRYQQTHHDLRLYGFVILENHLHFVAQAPDLSKCLSQFKSFTARQIIDDLQSKGAERALKRLRFNKRAHKQDRVYQMWQEGSHAEMVYSEEVMRQKLDYIHNNPVKRGYVELPEHWRYSSARNYAGLEGLIEIQRWY from the coding sequence ATGGGCCGCAGCCGCTACACCATTACCGAAACTGACAAACCCCATTTTCTGACCTGCACGGTCATGGAATGGTTACCCCTGTTCATCCGCCCTTACATCGTCGACCACCTGCTCAACTGCTGGCGTTATCAACAGACTCATCATGACTTGAGGCTGTACGGCTTCGTGATTCTGGAAAACCATCTTCACTTTGTCGCCCAAGCACCCGACCTGAGCAAATGCCTCAGCCAGTTCAAATCATTCACCGCGCGACAGATTATTGATGACCTTCAAAGCAAGGGCGCCGAAAGAGCACTGAAGCGCCTTCGTTTCAACAAGCGGGCACACAAGCAAGATCGGGTGTATCAAATGTGGCAGGAAGGCTCTCATGCAGAAATGGTCTACAGCGAAGAAGTCATGCGCCAGAAACTCGATTACATCCACAACAACCCGGTAAAGCGTGGTTATGTAGAGTTGCCGGAGCACTGGCGGTATTCGAGCGCCCGAAATTATGCAGGACTAGAGGGATTGATCGAGATTCAACGCTGGTACTAA